One Gelria sp. Kuro-4 DNA segment encodes these proteins:
- a CDS encoding RnfABCDGE type electron transport complex subunit D, which produces MEEKTAMPSLEKLVVASSPHIRAEETVDKLMWQVLVALLPAAVVSVYFFGFRSLVLMAVGVASAVLTEALVQKALGKEVTVADGSAAVTGLLLAFNVPADAPWWLVAIGAAFAIAVVKQTFGGLGANFVNPALAARAFMLAAWPQHMTGKFPVPLDSVTAATPLAILKGTAAGTLPSYLDLFIGNVGGVLGETSALALLVGGAYLIWQKVIDWRTPVSFIGTVALLTWVFGGKGGLLTGDPLYHVLAGGLILGAFFMATDYVTSPITPKGRLIFGIGCGFITVLIRLWGGYPEGVSYSILLMNLVVPFIDRWAVPRVYGVSRARA; this is translated from the coding sequence ATGGAGGAGAAAACGGCCATGCCAAGCTTGGAAAAGCTCGTGGTGGCGTCTTCCCCGCACATCCGGGCGGAGGAGACGGTGGATAAGCTGATGTGGCAGGTGCTTGTGGCCCTGCTGCCGGCAGCGGTAGTCAGCGTATACTTTTTTGGCTTCCGTTCGCTGGTGCTCATGGCAGTGGGCGTTGCGAGCGCGGTGCTTACGGAAGCCCTGGTGCAGAAGGCGCTGGGCAAAGAGGTGACCGTCGCCGACGGGAGCGCGGCTGTGACCGGGCTGCTTTTGGCCTTCAACGTCCCGGCCGACGCACCCTGGTGGCTGGTGGCCATCGGTGCCGCCTTTGCCATTGCCGTGGTCAAGCAGACCTTTGGCGGGCTGGGGGCCAACTTCGTGAACCCGGCGCTGGCGGCGCGCGCCTTCATGCTGGCGGCCTGGCCCCAGCACATGACCGGCAAGTTCCCCGTGCCGCTCGATTCCGTTACGGCGGCGACGCCGCTGGCCATCCTCAAGGGGACGGCCGCCGGCACGCTGCCGTCCTACCTTGACCTGTTCATCGGCAACGTGGGCGGGGTGCTGGGCGAGACCTCGGCCCTGGCGCTTCTCGTGGGCGGCGCCTACCTCATCTGGCAGAAGGTCATCGATTGGCGCACGCCCGTCAGCTTCATCGGTACGGTAGCCCTTCTCACCTGGGTCTTTGGCGGTAAGGGCGGCCTGCTCACGGGCGATCCCCTGTATCATGTGCTGGCAGGCGGACTCATCTTGGGGGCCTTCTTTATGGCCACCGACTACGTTACATCGCCGATCACGCCCAAGGGCCGGCTCATCTTCGGCATCGGCTGCGGGTTTATCACGGTGCTCATCCGCCTCTGGGGCGGCTACCCCGAGGGCGTATCCTACTCCATCCTCTTGATGAATCTGGTAGTGCCTTTCATTGACCGCTGGGCTGTGCCGCGCGTTTACGGCGTTTCTCGGGCCCGGGCGTAA
- the rsxC gene encoding electron transport complex subunit RsxC, giving the protein MELRTFLGGVHPAPSKDRTAASPIEAAPLPKRVVIPLVQGGAPCEPLVKQGDAVLAGQKIGESKAFVSAPVHASISGKVTAIETHLLPTGREAPAVVIEGDESDTWVETKGHALDGLTVEDLKALIREAGLVGMGGAMFPAHVKVSPPPGKTFDSVIINGAECEPYLTCDQRLMTEEPEKIILGLRAWLKVTGAERGYIGIENNKPEAISALKAAAAGEGNVEVVPLLTKYPQGSEKQLIKAILGREVPSGGLPVDAGALVQNVGTTYALATAIESGRPLVERVVTVTGTPLKAPRNLKVRLGTLFSDLLAYCGLEGEVGKVISGGPMMGIALPTTDVPVIKGTSGILLLTPAEAEIPPERACIRCGRCVDACPIGLIPTFLDQFCRKEMWDRAEEYHVQDCIECGSCAYVCPSKRHLVPALRLGKAEVLARRRRK; this is encoded by the coding sequence ATGGAGCTGAGGACTTTTCTGGGAGGGGTGCACCCGGCCCCGTCGAAGGACCGGACGGCCGCGAGCCCCATCGAGGCCGCGCCTCTTCCTAAGCGGGTGGTCATTCCACTCGTGCAGGGCGGCGCACCCTGCGAGCCGCTGGTGAAACAGGGTGACGCAGTCCTGGCCGGGCAGAAAATCGGGGAGAGCAAGGCCTTCGTTTCTGCTCCGGTGCACGCCAGCATCTCCGGCAAGGTGACGGCAATTGAGACGCACCTTCTCCCCACCGGGCGCGAGGCACCCGCGGTGGTGATCGAGGGCGACGAGAGCGACACCTGGGTGGAAACAAAGGGCCACGCCCTGGACGGGCTCACGGTGGAGGACCTCAAGGCCCTCATCCGCGAGGCGGGGCTGGTCGGCATGGGCGGGGCCATGTTCCCTGCGCACGTCAAGGTGTCGCCGCCGCCGGGTAAAACCTTCGACAGCGTCATCATCAACGGCGCTGAGTGCGAACCCTACCTCACCTGCGACCAGCGCCTGATGACGGAGGAGCCGGAGAAGATCATCCTGGGTCTTAGGGCCTGGCTTAAGGTTACAGGGGCTGAGCGCGGCTACATCGGCATTGAGAACAACAAGCCCGAGGCCATCAGCGCCCTTAAGGCGGCGGCCGCCGGCGAGGGGAACGTCGAGGTTGTGCCGCTTCTTACCAAGTACCCGCAGGGTTCGGAGAAACAACTCATCAAGGCCATCTTGGGGCGGGAGGTGCCCTCCGGCGGCCTGCCGGTGGATGCCGGCGCCCTGGTGCAGAACGTGGGCACCACCTATGCCCTGGCGACGGCCATCGAGAGCGGCCGGCCGCTGGTGGAGCGCGTGGTAACGGTAACCGGCACGCCGCTTAAGGCTCCGCGGAACCTGAAGGTGCGGCTGGGGACCCTCTTCAGCGATCTCCTGGCCTACTGCGGCCTGGAGGGCGAGGTGGGGAAGGTGATCTCCGGCGGGCCGATGATGGGGATTGCCTTACCCACCACCGACGTCCCGGTGATCAAAGGTACCTCAGGCATTCTCCTTCTGACGCCGGCGGAGGCTGAGATTCCACCGGAGCGGGCCTGCATCCGCTGCGGGCGCTGTGTGGATGCCTGCCCCATCGGTCTGATACCGACCTTCCTGGATCAGTTCTGCCGCAAGGAGATGTGGGACCGGGCGGAGGAGTACCATGTGCAGGACTGCATCGAGTGCGGCTCCTGCGCCTACGTGTGCCCGTCCAAGCGGCACCTGGTGCCGGCCCTGCGCCTGGGGAAGGCCGAGGTTTTAGCGCGGCGGCGCCGTAAGTAG
- a CDS encoding NADH-dependent [FeFe] hydrogenase, group A6: protein METITLTIDGQEVQAPKGATVLEAAQAAGFKIPTLCWHPELRPEGACRLCVVEVKGAKSLVASCVMPAANGMEVHTNTPFVREARRTALELLLANHPFECLTCEKSGNCELQTLAHDLGVREVRYQGEKRDVPKDTSSPSLVRDPNKCILCGRCVRMCSEVQGVDALGYVGRGWDTLVLPLFNRNLADVACVTCGQCSTVCPTGAITEKSYVDEVWQALGDPKKHVVVQTAPATRVSVGEAMGMAPGSVVTGKMVAALRRLGFDRVFDTDFSADLTIMEEGHELLERLKEGGTLPLITSCSPGWIKYCEHFYPELLSNLSTCKSPQQMFGAVTKTYYAEKMSLKPEDIYVVSIMPCTAKKFEAQRPEMTASGTADVDAVLTTRELARMLKEAGVEFESLPEEEYDAPLGISTGAGAIFGATGGVMEAALRTVYEVVTGKTLENLDFTAVRGLEGVKEAAVDLDGKTVKVAVAHGLANAKKVLEKIKAGEADWQFVEIMCCPGGCIGGGGQPVPVDRKKRAARIKAIYEVDAAMPLRKSHENPAVKTLYEEYLGAPLSEKAHELLHTHYTPRPRF from the coding sequence ATGGAAACCATCACCTTGACCATAGACGGCCAGGAGGTTCAGGCCCCTAAGGGCGCGACCGTGCTGGAGGCGGCCCAGGCGGCCGGCTTTAAGATCCCCACCCTCTGCTGGCACCCGGAACTGAGGCCGGAGGGAGCGTGCCGCCTCTGCGTGGTGGAGGTGAAAGGCGCGAAGAGCCTGGTGGCCTCCTGCGTGATGCCGGCAGCGAACGGCATGGAGGTGCACACCAACACCCCCTTTGTCCGTGAAGCGCGCCGCACGGCGCTGGAACTCCTCTTGGCGAACCACCCCTTTGAGTGCCTCACCTGCGAAAAGAGCGGCAACTGCGAGCTGCAAACCCTGGCCCACGATCTGGGCGTGCGCGAAGTGCGCTACCAGGGCGAGAAGCGCGACGTGCCGAAGGATACCTCCAGCCCTTCCCTGGTGCGCGACCCCAACAAGTGCATCCTCTGCGGCCGTTGCGTGCGCATGTGCTCCGAGGTGCAGGGCGTAGATGCCCTGGGCTATGTCGGCCGCGGCTGGGATACATTGGTGCTGCCGCTGTTTAACCGCAACCTGGCGGACGTGGCCTGTGTAACCTGCGGCCAGTGTTCCACCGTCTGCCCCACCGGCGCCATCACAGAAAAGAGCTACGTGGACGAGGTGTGGCAGGCCCTGGGCGATCCCAAGAAGCACGTGGTGGTGCAGACGGCGCCGGCCACGCGCGTCTCGGTGGGCGAGGCCATGGGGATGGCACCCGGGTCCGTCGTCACCGGCAAGATGGTGGCGGCGCTCAGGCGGCTCGGCTTCGACCGCGTCTTCGACACCGACTTTTCCGCTGACCTTACGATTATGGAAGAAGGCCACGAGCTTCTCGAGCGGCTCAAGGAAGGCGGCACCCTGCCCCTTATCACCTCTTGCAGCCCCGGTTGGATCAAGTACTGCGAGCACTTCTACCCGGAGCTCCTGTCCAACCTCTCCACCTGTAAGTCCCCGCAGCAGATGTTCGGGGCGGTGACCAAGACCTATTACGCCGAAAAGATGAGTCTTAAACCCGAGGACATCTATGTGGTCTCCATCATGCCGTGCACGGCCAAGAAGTTTGAGGCCCAGCGGCCGGAGATGACGGCGAGCGGTACGGCCGACGTCGACGCCGTCCTTACCACGCGGGAGCTCGCCCGGATGCTGAAGGAGGCCGGCGTCGAATTCGAAAGCCTGCCGGAGGAAGAATACGACGCGCCCCTTGGTATCTCCACCGGCGCCGGCGCCATCTTTGGCGCGACGGGCGGCGTGATGGAGGCGGCCCTCAGGACGGTTTATGAGGTCGTGACCGGGAAAACCTTGGAGAACCTTGACTTCACCGCCGTCCGCGGCCTCGAGGGCGTGAAGGAAGCGGCGGTGGACCTGGACGGTAAGACTGTGAAGGTAGCCGTGGCCCACGGCCTGGCCAACGCCAAAAAGGTGCTGGAGAAGATCAAGGCCGGCGAGGCCGACTGGCAGTTCGTGGAGATCATGTGCTGCCCCGGCGGCTGCATCGGCGGCGGCGGGCAGCCTGTCCCGGTGGACCGTAAGAAGCGCGCAGCGCGGATTAAGGCTATTTACGAAGTGGATGCGGCTATGCCGCTTAGAAAGTCGCACGAGAACCCGGCGGTGAAGACCCTTTACGAGGAGTACCTGGGCGCACCCCTTTCTGAGAAGGCTCACGAACTCCTGCACACCCACTACACGCCGCGACCCCGCTTTTAA
- the nuoF gene encoding NADH-quinone oxidoreductase subunit NuoF: MDLFRAHVLVCGGTGCTSGGSPEIRARLEKELTAKGLDKEVKVVTTGCHGLCEMGPLVIVYPEGTMYTHVTPDDVTDIVEEHLLKGRIVQRLLYKEPLTEEKVPHYGDLPFYHKQHRVVLQNCGYINPERIEEYIARDGYAALAKVLGGMKPEEVIAEVKKSGLRGRGGAGFPTGLKWEFCRKAVGEPKYIICNGDEGDPGAFMDRSVMEGDPHRVLEGMIIGAYAIGASEGYIYVRAEYPLAVKRLRIATQQAEELGLLGDNILGSGFSFRIHIKEGAGAFVCGEETALMASIMGQRGMPRPRPPFPANQGLWDKPTNINNVETWANIPDIILKGGDWYAAMGTEKSKGTKVFALTGKVRNTGLVEVPMGITLREIIFDIGGGIPNGKKFKAVQIGGPSGGCLPESQLDLPVDYESLTGAGAIMGSGGLVVMDEDTCIVDVARFFLNFTRSESCGKCTPCREGIKRMLEILDRIAAGKGEPEDLDLLERTALVVKQSALCGLGQTAPNPILSTLRYFRDEYETHIREKRCPAGVCTALLVYRIKPELCRGCTACTKVCPAGAISGTRKEVHVIDPDKCIKCGACAERCPFGAVVRG; this comes from the coding sequence ATGGATCTATTCCGTGCCCATGTCCTGGTCTGTGGCGGCACCGGTTGCACCTCGGGCGGCTCGCCGGAGATCCGGGCCAGGCTGGAGAAGGAACTGACTGCCAAGGGACTGGATAAAGAGGTTAAGGTCGTCACCACCGGTTGCCACGGCCTCTGCGAGATGGGCCCGCTGGTGATCGTTTACCCGGAGGGGACCATGTACACCCACGTCACGCCGGACGACGTGACGGACATCGTGGAGGAACACCTCCTCAAGGGCCGCATTGTCCAGCGCCTGCTTTACAAGGAGCCGCTCACCGAGGAGAAGGTGCCCCACTACGGCGACCTCCCCTTCTATCACAAGCAGCACCGGGTGGTACTCCAAAACTGCGGTTATATCAACCCGGAACGGATCGAAGAGTACATTGCCCGCGACGGCTATGCCGCCCTGGCCAAGGTGCTGGGCGGTATGAAGCCGGAAGAGGTAATTGCAGAGGTCAAGAAGTCGGGCCTCAGGGGCCGCGGCGGCGCCGGCTTCCCTACCGGGCTGAAGTGGGAGTTCTGCCGCAAGGCTGTGGGCGAACCGAAGTATATCATCTGCAACGGCGACGAGGGTGACCCCGGGGCGTTCATGGACCGCAGCGTCATGGAGGGCGACCCCCACCGCGTTCTCGAGGGCATGATCATCGGCGCCTACGCCATCGGCGCCAGCGAAGGCTACATCTATGTCCGGGCCGAGTACCCGCTGGCGGTGAAACGCCTGCGCATCGCCACCCAGCAGGCCGAAGAGCTGGGCCTCCTGGGCGACAACATCTTAGGAAGCGGCTTTTCCTTCCGCATTCATATTAAGGAAGGCGCCGGGGCGTTTGTCTGCGGCGAAGAGACGGCGCTCATGGCTTCCATCATGGGCCAGCGCGGTATGCCGCGCCCGCGGCCGCCTTTCCCGGCCAACCAGGGCCTCTGGGACAAGCCTACCAACATCAACAACGTTGAGACGTGGGCCAACATCCCGGACATCATCCTCAAGGGCGGCGACTGGTATGCCGCCATGGGTACGGAAAAGAGCAAGGGCACCAAGGTCTTCGCCCTCACCGGCAAGGTGCGCAACACCGGTTTGGTGGAGGTGCCCATGGGCATCACCCTGCGCGAGATCATCTTCGACATCGGCGGGGGCATCCCCAATGGCAAGAAGTTCAAGGCCGTGCAGATCGGCGGCCCCTCGGGCGGCTGTCTCCCCGAGAGCCAGCTTGACCTGCCGGTGGACTACGAGTCCCTTACCGGTGCCGGCGCCATCATGGGTTCCGGCGGCCTGGTGGTGATGGACGAGGACACCTGCATCGTGGACGTGGCGCGCTTCTTCCTTAATTTCACCCGCTCTGAGTCCTGCGGCAAATGCACTCCCTGCCGGGAGGGCATAAAGCGCATGCTGGAGATCCTGGACCGGATTGCCGCCGGGAAAGGTGAACCGGAAGATCTCGACCTCTTGGAGCGCACCGCGCTCGTGGTGAAGCAGAGCGCTCTCTGCGGCCTGGGGCAGACGGCGCCCAACCCGATTCTTTCCACCCTCCGTTACTTCCGCGATGAGTATGAGACCCACATCCGCGAGAAGCGCTGCCCGGCCGGTGTCTGCACGGCGCTTCTGGTGTACCGCATCAAGCCCGAGCTTTGCCGCGGCTGCACCGCCTGCACCAAGGTCTGCCCGGCGGGGGCCATCAGCGGGACCAGGAAAGAGGTCCACGTCATTGATCCGGACAAGTGCATCAAGTGCGGCGCCTGCGCGGAGCGTTGTCCCTTCGGCGCTGTTGTCCGGGGTTAA
- a CDS encoding ferredoxin, whose amino-acid sequence MTLKSLDDLRRLRAEAQREIETREGGEVQIIVGMGTCGIAAGAREVMTAVLAELAKRNLKATVLQTGCIGMCEKEPLVDVIRPGEKRITYGHVTPRDVPRIIGEHVVNGRIVEDLVVGRAN is encoded by the coding sequence ATGACGCTTAAAAGCTTGGATGACCTGCGCCGGCTGCGGGCGGAAGCGCAAAGGGAAATCGAGACGCGCGAGGGCGGCGAGGTCCAAATCATCGTCGGCATGGGGACCTGCGGCATCGCGGCCGGCGCCCGCGAGGTGATGACGGCTGTTCTTGCGGAACTGGCTAAACGCAACCTGAAGGCCACGGTGCTGCAGACGGGGTGCATCGGCATGTGCGAGAAGGAGCCCCTGGTGGACGTTATCCGGCCGGGGGAGAAACGCATCACCTACGGCCACGTGACACCGCGCGATGTGCCGCGCATCATCGGCGAGCACGTGGTCAACGGCCGCATCGTGGAAGACCTGGTGGTCGGCCGGGCCAACTGA
- a CDS encoding ATP-binding protein, which translates to MEELALHILDLAQNSLAAGATVLAITVAEDVAADRLTITIADNGRGMEPEFVRRVLDPFTTTRTTRRVGLGLSLLAMTARQCEGDVKIESEKGQGTRVTATFRLRHWDRPPLGDLPATLVTILAGAPNLDLTYRHTVAGRTFSFGARKVREELQELPLNEPKVLVFLREYLEEALRNLHGGGKDDA; encoded by the coding sequence ATGGAAGAGCTCGCCCTCCATATCCTGGACCTGGCCCAAAACTCACTGGCGGCTGGAGCCACGGTCCTGGCGATTACGGTTGCGGAAGACGTGGCCGCCGACCGGCTTACCATAACCATCGCCGACAACGGGCGGGGGATGGAGCCGGAGTTTGTGCGCCGGGTGCTGGATCCCTTTACCACCACCCGCACCACCCGCCGGGTGGGGCTGGGGCTGTCGCTCCTGGCCATGACGGCGCGCCAGTGCGAGGGCGATGTGAAGATTGAGTCGGAAAAGGGGCAGGGGACCCGCGTCACCGCCACGTTTCGGCTCCGGCACTGGGATCGGCCGCCCCTGGGCGACCTGCCGGCCACCCTGGTGACCATTTTGGCGGGGGCGCCCAATCTGGACCTTACCTACCGGCACACCGTGGCCGGGCGTACCTTCAGCTTCGGCGCCCGTAAGGTCCGGGAAGAGCTCCAGGAGCTACCGCTGAATGAACCCAAGGTGCTGGTGTTCCTGCGCGAGTATCTGGAAGAAGCGCTGCGGAATTTACATGGAGGTGGAAAGGATGACGCTTAA
- the nuoE gene encoding NADH-quinone oxidoreductase subunit NuoE, protein MSACACGNAGPKYPELQEILARHAGEKGALIPILQEVQAAYGFISEDVIKEISLALDIPATTIYGVATFYAQFHLKPRGRHVVRVCQGTACHVRGGAKILAEVQKELAIKPGETTKDLRFSLEPVACLGCCGLAPVMMVDEDTHGRMTPDKVAGVLARYE, encoded by the coding sequence ATGAGCGCATGTGCCTGCGGCAACGCCGGCCCTAAGTACCCGGAGCTTCAGGAAATCCTGGCCCGGCACGCGGGGGAGAAAGGAGCCCTCATCCCCATCCTGCAGGAGGTTCAGGCAGCCTACGGGTTTATCTCGGAAGACGTCATTAAAGAGATCTCCCTGGCCCTCGACATACCCGCCACCACCATTTACGGCGTGGCCACGTTTTACGCCCAGTTTCACCTCAAACCCCGCGGCCGGCATGTGGTGCGGGTCTGCCAGGGTACGGCCTGCCACGTGCGAGGCGGCGCGAAAATCCTGGCGGAGGTACAAAAGGAACTGGCGATTAAGCCGGGTGAAACCACAAAAGACCTGCGCTTCAGCCTCGAGCCGGTGGCCTGCCTGGGCTGCTGCGGCCTGGCGCCGGTGATGATGGTGGACGAGGACACCCACGGCCGCATGACCCCCGACAAGGTGGCCGGTGTGCTGGCCCGTTACGAATAA
- a CDS encoding PHP domain-containing protein: MLKWLKADLHVHTVLSPCAELEMGPRAIVAAAAAQGITLLGITDHNAWENVPAVAACAAPEGIAVLPGMEVQTQEDVHVLAFFPDLTALAAVGAQIRRHLPPLKNRPEVFGDQVIVDAEENILGFEEKLLLASTALSLEAVRDLAVGAGGLIIPAHVDRPAFSLLANLGLVPPGLQPAALEISSRLAPGAARQKFPQLGGYTLLTASDAHRLSDFVTSHTTWFYMAAPTLAEVALACAGKNGRKVVIAPSSDKAPAVSEEALPEFNC; the protein is encoded by the coding sequence ATGCTCAAGTGGCTCAAGGCTGATCTGCACGTTCACACCGTGCTTTCGCCCTGCGCCGAACTGGAGATGGGACCGCGGGCGATTGTGGCGGCAGCGGCGGCGCAGGGCATTACCCTTCTCGGCATCACCGACCACAACGCTTGGGAGAACGTCCCGGCGGTGGCCGCCTGCGCGGCGCCGGAGGGAATAGCGGTGCTGCCGGGAATGGAGGTACAGACGCAGGAGGACGTACACGTGCTGGCCTTTTTCCCCGACCTCACCGCTCTGGCGGCCGTGGGCGCGCAAATCCGGCGGCACCTGCCGCCGCTGAAGAACCGGCCTGAGGTTTTCGGCGACCAGGTGATCGTGGACGCAGAGGAGAACATCCTCGGCTTTGAGGAGAAGCTGCTGCTGGCTTCCACCGCCCTCTCCCTGGAAGCGGTGCGGGACCTTGCGGTGGGTGCCGGCGGGCTCATCATTCCCGCGCACGTCGACCGGCCGGCGTTCAGCCTTCTGGCCAACCTGGGGCTGGTGCCGCCGGGCCTGCAGCCGGCGGCGCTCGAGATCTCGAGCCGCCTGGCACCGGGCGCAGCACGGCAAAAGTTCCCGCAGCTAGGGGGCTACACCCTCCTTACTGCATCCGATGCCCATCGTTTAAGCGATTTCGTTACTTCCCATACTACCTGGTTTTATATGGCCGCTCCAACCCTGGCCGAAGTGGCCCTGGCCTGTGCGGGTAAGAACGGCCGGAAGGTGGTGATCGCTCCCAGCTCGGACAAAGCACCTGCTGTTTCAGAGGAAGCGTTACCTGAGTTTAACTGCTAA
- a CDS encoding DRTGG domain-containing protein, with translation MADLLAVQELGLKLEAGRAGLEREVRGGYASDLLSHVMARAHEGDVWVTVQAHQNIVAVAVLLGLAGIIIAGGIEPQADTLSKAEAEGIPLLTTDLPAFEAAGRLYALGIKAAGGYAQVAQG, from the coding sequence ATGGCGGACCTGCTGGCGGTGCAGGAACTGGGACTCAAACTTGAAGCCGGGCGCGCCGGGCTGGAGCGGGAGGTGCGGGGCGGCTACGCCTCGGATCTCCTGAGCCATGTCATGGCCCGGGCGCACGAGGGCGATGTTTGGGTGACGGTGCAGGCGCACCAGAACATTGTGGCGGTGGCGGTCCTTTTAGGCCTGGCGGGCATCATCATCGCCGGCGGCATCGAGCCGCAGGCGGACACCCTGAGTAAGGCCGAGGCGGAGGGCATTCCCCTTTTAACCACCGATCTGCCGGCGTTTGAGGCGGCCGGCCGGCTCTACGCCTTGGGGATAAAGGCGGCGGGCGGTTATGCTCAAGTGGCTCAAGGCTGA
- a CDS encoding [Fe-Fe] hydrogenase large subunit C-terminal domain-containing protein has protein sequence MEYFHSVRLDKEKCKGCVNCIKKCPVEAIRVRHGKAEIMEERCIDCGECIRACPNHAKYAERDSLQDLALFSYTVALTAPSLYGQFRDNVSPARILAAVKALGFDDVCEVALGAEMVSQAVRDYLQANHHLRPLVSSACPAVVRLVQVRFPALVDHIIPLESPMQVTASFMRRKTAQETGLPSEKIGIFFLSPCPAKVTAVKNPVGGLPSEVDRVLAVADVYGRLLENLRQEQPCLTRADRLGIGWGASGGEVAAAGIENALIVDGIHNVISVLEEIELGRLGDIDFIEAQACPGGCVGGILNVNNRFVAGVRLRHLVRDLPPREPLAERLAAAGFPSVPVPRIEVQPRPIVRLDRDLKRAMQKLQQVQTLIEHLPGLDCGSCGAPTCRALAEDIAVGKALETDCIFKLRERIMALAQETYNLARAVPPAMDQTKTAKGGNKGENGGPAGGAGTGTQT, from the coding sequence ATGGAGTACTTCCACTCGGTGCGTTTGGATAAAGAGAAATGTAAAGGTTGCGTTAACTGCATTAAAAAGTGCCCGGTGGAAGCCATCCGGGTGCGCCACGGCAAGGCGGAGATCATGGAGGAGCGCTGCATCGACTGCGGCGAGTGCATCCGGGCGTGCCCGAACCATGCCAAGTACGCCGAGCGCGATTCCTTACAGGATCTCGCTCTCTTCAGCTACACCGTGGCGCTGACGGCCCCCTCCCTTTACGGGCAATTCCGGGACAACGTAAGCCCGGCGCGCATCCTGGCGGCTGTGAAGGCCTTGGGGTTTGATGACGTCTGCGAGGTAGCTCTCGGGGCGGAAATGGTCTCGCAGGCGGTACGCGATTACCTCCAGGCCAACCACCACCTGCGCCCGCTCGTCTCCTCTGCCTGCCCTGCCGTGGTGCGCCTTGTCCAAGTGCGCTTTCCGGCACTGGTGGACCACATCATTCCCCTCGAAAGCCCCATGCAGGTGACCGCTTCGTTCATGCGCAGGAAAACGGCGCAGGAGACGGGCCTGCCGTCCGAAAAGATCGGCATCTTCTTCCTGAGCCCTTGCCCGGCCAAGGTGACGGCGGTGAAGAACCCGGTGGGCGGCCTTCCGTCGGAGGTGGACCGGGTGCTGGCGGTGGCGGACGTTTACGGACGGCTGCTCGAGAACCTGCGCCAGGAGCAGCCCTGCCTTACCCGGGCCGACCGCCTGGGGATCGGCTGGGGCGCTTCGGGTGGAGAGGTGGCGGCGGCGGGGATCGAAAATGCGCTGATTGTGGATGGGATCCACAACGTCATCAGCGTGCTCGAAGAGATCGAGCTGGGCCGCCTGGGCGACATCGACTTCATCGAAGCGCAGGCCTGCCCGGGCGGTTGTGTGGGCGGTATCCTCAACGTCAACAACCGCTTTGTAGCCGGGGTGCGCCTGCGGCACCTGGTGCGCGACCTGCCGCCGCGGGAGCCGCTGGCGGAGCGCCTGGCTGCGGCGGGCTTCCCTTCCGTGCCGGTGCCGCGCATCGAAGTGCAGCCGCGGCCCATCGTCCGCCTGGACCGCGACCTCAAGCGGGCCATGCAAAAGCTGCAGCAGGTGCAGACGCTCATCGAGCATCTGCCCGGGCTGGACTGCGGTTCCTGCGGCGCCCCCACCTGCCGGGCCCTGGCCGAGGATATTGCGGTGGGTAAAGCGCTGGAGACAGACTGCATCTTCAAGCTCCGGGAACGGATTATGGCCCTGGCCCAGGAGACATACAACCTGGCGCGGGCGGTGCCCCCGGCCATGGACCAGACGAAGACAGCAAAGGGGGGAAACAAAGGTGAAAATGGCGGACCTGCTGGCGGTGCAGGAACTGGGACTCAAACTTGA
- a CDS encoding ATP-binding protein: MASDASYDLTLPIAGRDFLRAGEAASRIKRVLQALNLPPQLVRRASICAYEAEMNIIIHARQGRLGLKVTPAAVTLVAEDEGPGIVDIELAMQEGYSTAPDEIRELGFGAGMGLPNMRKCADELTISSTVGVGTRVEIVIRIT; encoded by the coding sequence ATGGCAAGTGACGCCAGCTATGACCTTACCCTGCCGATAGCGGGACGCGACTTTCTCCGCGCCGGCGAGGCGGCCAGCCGCATCAAACGCGTGCTTCAGGCCTTGAACCTGCCGCCGCAACTGGTACGGCGGGCGAGTATCTGCGCCTACGAGGCGGAGATGAACATCATCATCCACGCCCGCCAGGGCCGGCTGGGCCTCAAAGTGACGCCCGCGGCGGTGACTCTGGTGGCGGAAGACGAAGGGCCGGGCATCGTGGACATCGAGCTGGCCATGCAGGAAGGATACTCCACCGCGCCGGATGAAATCCGGGAGCTGGGCTTCGGTGCCGGGATGGGCCTGCCGAACATGCGAAAATGTGCCGATGAATTAACGATTTCCAGCACCGTAGGGGTGGGCACGCGCGTAGAGATTGTCATAAGGATAACGTAA